Proteins from a genomic interval of Panthera tigris isolate Pti1 chromosome A2, P.tigris_Pti1_mat1.1, whole genome shotgun sequence:
- the LSM5 gene encoding U6 snRNA-associated Sm-like protein LSm5, whose amino-acid sequence MAANATTNPSQLLPLELVDKCIGSRIHIVMKSDKEIVGTLLGFDDFVNMVLEDVTEFEITPEGRRITKLDQILLNGNNITMLVPGGEGPEV is encoded by the exons ATGGCGGCGAACGCTACTACTAACCCGTCGCAGCTGCTTCCTCTAG aacttgTGGACAAATGTATAGGATCAAGAATTCACATTGTGATGAAGAGTGATAAAGAGATTGTTGGCACACTTTTGGGATTTGATGACTTTGTCA ATATGGTACTGGAGGATGTCACTGAGTT TGAAATCACACCAGAAGGAAGAAGGATCACTAAATTAGATCAGATtttgttaaatggaaataatataacAATG CTGGTTCCTGGAGGAGAAGGACCTGAAGTATGA